A single genomic interval of Natranaerovirga pectinivora harbors:
- a CDS encoding tail assembly chaperone → MKASELKNKGIKITLGNEVYELKFNMNTFCELEEVYGDLNKAFDDLQAMKIKAIRALIYAAVKVEKEEVTLKEIGEMLGINDLERLGKAINEALSTSMPEAEENLGE, encoded by the coding sequence ATGAAAGCATCAGAACTAAAAAACAAAGGCATTAAAATCACACTAGGCAATGAAGTATACGAACTTAAGTTCAATATGAACACTTTCTGTGAATTAGAAGAAGTCTACGGAGATTTAAATAAAGCCTTTGACGATTTACAAGCAATGAAAATTAAAGCCATTAGAGCCTTAATCTATGCAGCAGTAAAAGTAGAAAAAGAAGAAGTTACTTTAAAAGAAATAGGAGAAATGTTAGGCATCAATGATCTTGAAAGATTAGGTAAGGCCATAAATGAAGCCCTTAGCACTTCAATGCCAGAAGCAGAAGAAAACTTGGGGGAATAG
- a CDS encoding S-layer homology domain-containing protein — protein sequence MIKKILLTLTILLTLGLTTYANTNKISDWAQEEVIQAITEGYVPARLQNNYQKTITREEFAELFVNMIFEHQWQFGIEYPNLGIPEYRVTKEEFLNSIVKSDVNFQDTDAEHVMIAYYMGMVNGTSATTFHPNNPITRQEAAVMLINYWGTRLSPNYVSGLQELGDLDKTASWAKDHVLMAYGHGFFKGTREAKFSTNYDRVIQKALFSPTGNFTREQAIVIAQRIFSDWKFGKGLMVRGFVPYNKLVASYQFEITKDSVRALYNIDHPSLVTMVEELNHLRGKQYGMITSERAFAIEQGQGFWGKGIFKDIVYKRALESQHTIFDVGYMEVEIFNPEYLFEYRFNPNRGVFNVSLYGGRDYKYSTFTLLESTSYRHSFIY from the coding sequence ATGATTAAAAAGATTTTATTAACTTTAACTATATTATTAACTTTAGGTTTAACAACTTATGCTAACACTAACAAAATTTCGGACTGGGCACAAGAAGAAGTTATACAAGCTATAACAGAAGGTTATGTGCCAGCAAGATTACAAAACAATTATCAAAAGACAATTACTCGTGAAGAGTTTGCTGAATTATTTGTAAATATGATTTTTGAACACCAATGGCAATTCGGTATTGAATACCCTAATTTAGGGATTCCAGAATATCGTGTCACAAAAGAAGAATTCTTAAATTCAATAGTAAAAAGTGATGTTAACTTCCAAGATACTGATGCAGAGCACGTTATGATAGCTTATTATATGGGTATGGTTAATGGTACATCAGCTACGACATTCCACCCTAATAATCCTATCACACGTCAAGAAGCAGCCGTAATGTTAATTAACTACTGGGGGACTAGATTATCACCTAACTATGTATCTGGTTTACAAGAACTAGGTGACTTAGATAAGACAGCTAGTTGGGCAAAAGACCACGTATTAATGGCTTATGGACACGGTTTCTTTAAAGGAACCAGAGAAGCAAAATTTAGTACAAATTATGACCGTGTTATTCAAAAAGCATTATTTAGTCCAACAGGTAACTTTACTAGAGAACAAGCTATTGTTATTGCACAAAGAATATTTAGTGATTGGAAATTTGGAAAAGGTCTTATGGTAAGGGGTTTTGTACCATACAACAAGTTAGTAGCTAGTTACCAATTTGAAATAACAAAAGATTCTGTAAGAGCTTTATATAATATAGATCATCCTAGCTTAGTTACTATGGTAGAAGAACTTAATCACTTAAGAGGTAAACAATACGGTATGATTACTTCAGAAAGAGCTTTTGCGATAGAACAAGGACAAGGGTTTTGGGGAAAAGGAATTTTCAAAGATATAGTATATAAACGTGCTCTAGAATCTCAACACACAATATTTGATGTAGGTTATATGGAAGTAGAAATATTTAATCCAGAATATTTATTCGAATACCGTTTTAATCCTAATAGAGGAGTTTTTAATGTTTCTCTATATGGTGGACGTGACTATAAATATTCAACATTCACATTGCTGGAATCAACATCATATAGACATTCTTTTATCTACTAG
- a CDS encoding major tail protein: MARQIGLRDIHIAKLTKDDRTEVAYETPMKLERAIAAKLTPKSNSENIYSDDTVEDVITAFEGVDVEIEVNQLSLESRAKLQGSKVVKGVLIESKDDIPPTVALGFRSKKNNGKYRYVWLLKGKFELAEDEYDTEGEKPQPKSAKLKGTFFARDYDGNYRFIADEDATGIDQTIVEEWFAEVTEEPIEE, from the coding sequence ATGGCAAGACAAATAGGTTTAAGAGATATTCATATAGCAAAGCTTACAAAAGACGATAGAACAGAGGTAGCATATGAAACACCAATGAAACTAGAAAGAGCAATTGCGGCAAAGTTAACACCAAAGTCTAACTCAGAAAATATCTATTCAGACGATACAGTAGAAGACGTCATTACTGCATTTGAAGGGGTAGACGTAGAAATAGAAGTTAATCAATTATCTTTAGAAAGTAGAGCAAAATTACAAGGTTCTAAAGTTGTAAAAGGTGTACTTATAGAAAGTAAAGACGATATACCCCCAACAGTTGCACTTGGGTTTAGGTCAAAGAAGAACAATGGGAAGTATAGATATGTATGGTTACTGAAAGGAAAATTTGAATTAGCAGAAGATGAATACGATACAGAAGGAGAAAAACCTCAACCTAAAAGTGCAAAACTAAAAGGGACGTTCTTTGCTAGAGATTATGATGGGAATTATAGATTTATTGCAGATGAAGACGCAACAGGGATTGATCAGACTATAGTTGAGGAATGGTTTGCAGAAGTAACTGAAGAGCCAATTGAAGAATAA